Genomic DNA from Leptospira inadai serovar Lyme str. 10:
AACTTCAAGACGGTTATTACAATAATAACGGGTATGTCTCGGGAAGCACGGAAGATATGGCCAATCAGAATGCAAATAACGCCGGCGCTACCCGTTTAGGAAAAAAAATAGCCTCCGAAATCGATCTGATTTATCAGCTAACTCCGTACGAGAATCTTTCGGTCTGGACGGGAATCGCGTTCCTACGTGCGGGCGACGCGATCACTAACGCGAAAGTCAATCTTTTGAATCCGAATCCCGCTTTGCAATACACGAATCAACCCAATTCGACGTATTTCTTTTTACAAACAGTCTTTGCAATTTAAATATAGAGGCAGCTAATGAAATTTATTAAACGAATAACAGTCTTTTGCATATTACTGCTATCTCTTTCCGTTCGGGCGGAAAAAATCACGGTGGCTGCCGCATCCGATCTCAAGTTTGCGATGGATGAGATCGTTACCGCATTTAAAAAAGCCAATCCGGGAAGCGAAGTGGATGTCGTATACGGTTCCTCGGGAAAGTTTCAGGCGCAAATTCGGGAGGGCGCGCCCTTTGACATTTATTTTTCTGCCGATATCAGTTATCCTCGGGAATTAGAGAAAAGCGGTTTTGCCTCTTCCGAAGTGATCCCTTACGCGATCGGCCGTATCGTACTTTGGAGTGCCAATCAAGACGCCTCGAAAATGACCTTGAACAATCTTCTCGATCCGAAAATCACTCGGATCGCAATAGCCAATCCGAAACATGCTCCTTACGGCAAGCGAGCGGAGGAAGCTCTGCGTTCGGCGGGCCTATGGGAAAAAGTGGAATCGAAATTGGTATTCGGAGAGAACATCGCGCAAACCGCGCAGTTCGTCCAGACCGGGAATGCACAAGTGGGTATCGTCGCTTTATCGTTGGCGATCAGTCCGGAACTAGCGGGAAAGGGCGGATACTTTTTAATACCGAACAACCTCCACCAACCCTTGGAGCAGGGGTTTATAATTACGAAACGCGCATCTAAGAATTCGCTGGCAAAGAAATTTGCAGAATATGTAATGGAAAAATTCGCGCGGAGCATAATGGCGAAATACGGGTTTGCGCTTCCGACCGGTACTCCCGATCAATGAATCTTGCCTAAATCCGCGAATGGAACTCCGTTGTGACGGTTATATGTTTATTTTTTCCCCCCACTACCCTATTCGCAGCTTGTCATTTTTCGGAAATAATTTTCGAATTATCGATAGATAGCAGATAATGATTATTCTTTCTGAAAGTGATCTTCAAGCTATTTGGTTAACGGTCAAACTCGCTAGCGTGGTTACGATCATTCTTCTTTTTATAGGAACGCCTTTGGCTTGGTGGATAGCGAGGACAAAGTCCTCTTGGAAAGGGCCAATAGGAGCAGTCGTATCTTTGCCTTTGGTATTGCCTCCTTCCGTTCTAGGATTCTATTTATTGTATGCGATGGGACCAAACGGTCCGATCGGATATCTCACGAGTCGACTCGGTCTCGTAGAATTGCCCTTTACTTTCTGGGGACTTGTGATCGCATCCGTCTTCTACTCGCTTCCGTTCATGGTTCAACCTTTACAAACCGCCTTCGAAGCGATCGGGGATCGTCCTCTGGAAGTTGCAGCTACGCTACGCGCCTCTCCTTTGGATGCTTTCTTGACGGTCGCGGTACCTCTAACTTTTCCGGGGTTTATGAATGCTTGTGTCTTATCCTTTGCGCATACCGTCGGAGAATTCGGTGTGGTCTTGATGATAGGAGGAAATCTTCCGGGAATTACGAGGGTTGCTTCCGTTCAAATTTACGACTATGTCGAAGCGTTGGAATATCTCCAGGCGCGCAGATTGGCTATAGTATTATTGATATTTTCATTTTTCGCTTTATTGGCTCTCTATATCTTGCAGCCGAGTTCCCGAAAGAGAGTTTAATGTGAATGAGATCGTAATTCGCTTACTTTTGGATCGTGAACGATTTGCACTCAATGTAGATCTTAATTTACCCGAGCGAGGAGTCACCGGCCTTTTCGGTTCTTCCGGTTCCGGAAAGACGACTTTACTCAGATGTATTGCAGGATTAGAGAATACGACACGAGGGTTCTTGAGCGTCGGTGGAACGATCTGGCAGAACGATAATTACTCGTTACCGACCCACAAACGCCAACTCGGTTATGTATTCCAGGAACCCAGTTTATTCCCGCACCTATCCGTATCGGGTAACTTATCATACGGACTAAAACGAACCAAGTGCGATAGACAAATTAATCTGAATCAGACTATCGAGTTATTGGGAATCGAACATCTTCTGGAAAGAAAAACGGATAATCTATCGGGCGGAGAACGCCAACGAGTTGCGATTGCACGAGCTTTAGTCACTAGTCCTCGACTCCTTCTTATGGATGAGCCGATGGCTTCCCTGGACAAAAAAAGGAAGCAGGAAATTTTACCGTACTTAGAGCGATTAAACCAAGAATTGAAAATTCCTGTCCTGTATGTGAGTCATTCGCTGGATGAAATCGTAAGGTTGGCGGATCATATTATCATAATGGAGGACGGTAAAGTAACGGCAACCGGCCCAGTTTCCGAAACTCTCGCGAGGGCGGACCTTGCCCGTCGACTCAGCGAAGATATCGGAGTGATCGTAGATGCGACGGTCGGGGAAATCGATGAAGATTGGCATTTGGCTCGACTGGATTTTCCCGACGGAAATCTTTGGATACTAGATCGCGGATTTAGCCTAGGTTCTCGAATGAGAATAAGAATATTTGCGCGGGATATAATCCTTTTTCGGGAAGGATCGAAAGAATTCAATACTCGTAATATTCTAAATGGAAAAGTGGACGCGATTGTGGAAAGCGACCACCCGGGTCTATTTCTCGTACATCTTCGGCTAGGGCAAACGATCCTTATCGCCAAGGTCACTGCGTTAGAATCCCGGAAGCTGGGCATATCCGTCGGAGATCCGGTTCCGTTTCGGGTAAATGCCATGACCAACCTAATGGATCTCTAACGTATAATATTGGAATACTGCTTAGAATTTTAATATTTCTCAATATTCTAATGTTCGATTAAGATCATTTTATCTACTTAGCATGAGCCATTGTAGACGCAGATCGGCCGATGATTCATGCTAAGGATTGTAATCTGGAAATCTCAACCACAGATTGAAATGCTCAAAAGCGCCACTGCGACCAAGGGAGGCAGGCCTTGAATGATCGCGGCTCGCGCCATCGAAGGATTGGATAGCAATAGCACCGTGCCCGCGCCGAAGACGGAAAGACAAGAGAACAACATGATTGCAGGAGCGAAATTTGCATGGTAATCGAAGAAAATCGCGCCGTAGAGTGTCCCGATCGCGAGGAATAAATTATAATAGCCTTGGTTCAGAAAAATACTTTTCATCATTTCCGCCGTCTTTCTATCCGTCACACCGAAGCGTCTATGAATTGCCGGACGCATCCAGAGAACACTTTCCATCAGAAAAATCCACACATGAAGTGCGCCAACGACTCCGGCAATAATCCTTGCGGCTAGTATCATTTCAGTATCTCCTCGAGATTTTTAAATTTGTTCCGTGAGTTTAGCTGACGTATCCCCTTTTGTAAAGGTCGGCCTCCGCCAATTTTCGACGTGATCACGCCATACTTTTCTTTGTAAAAAATATGTTTTCGTTGCGATTGGGCCATATTTAAACCTAAATGCCTAATATGGACGTGCTCATTTTACTCATTCCGGACTCGCCGGCTTCCGTCATCACCGGGCTATTTGAGTTCTTTGAATTTGCCGGGATTGATATGGAGAATCGACGTAAACCAAGGATTTGCAGGGTAAGAACTGCGGCCATGCAATCGGAACCGGTACAACTTCATGGTAGCGTTCAAATAAAACCGGATTTGATCGGGCGATGCGAAAAAGTCGATTTGGTTATTATTCCTGCAATTGGGCCGAATGTCGCAAATGTTAAGCGAAGATGTAGACTGGAGATCGAATGGATTAAGGAAATGGCCTCGAGAGAGAATCGTATTGCGAGTGTTTGTTCGGGAGCCTTTTTGTTAGCCTCGACCGGGCTGCTCGACGGACGCAGAGCGACTACTCATTGGGTGTTTGCTCCTCTTTTTAGACGAATGTTTCCGTCGGTCTATCTCGATGTGGATAGACTGGTCATCGATCAAGGTCGTTTTTTGACTTCGGGAGGAAGTAACGCTTTCTACGATCTTGGCCTCCATGTGCTGGAACAATCGCTTGGAAGAGACATCGCGCTTAAATGTGCAAGGCATTTCTTGCTCGACTCCGATCGAATTTCCCAAACGCCTTTTATGGTATTTGCGGCTCAAAAGCATCACGACGACTCTTCGGTTGCCGAAGCACAGACGATCTTGGAGGCCGAATTCGCTTCTTCAATTTCAATGGAGACTTTGGCAGGTCGAGTCGGCTTGAGTCCTCGTACTTTGAAGCGAAGATTCAAACAAGCGACCGGAGACTCGCTCTCTACGTATTTACAACGCCTGCGCATCGAATGGGCAAGACGTCGTCTCGAAGAGACCGGTGATTCGATCGAGGAGATAAGTTATGCAGTGGGTTACGAGAACGTCGGTTTTTTTCGCCTGCTCTTTAAGCGATACACCGGGAACACTCCGTTCGAACATCGACGAAAGAATTCTCTCAAGATTTTTCCGGCAAATGCCCCTCGATCTTGATAATTCTTACGTTATTTTCTTCCGATAGTCGTTCCACCCCATTCTTTATGGAATATTCGAAATTTGATATACATTAATATTTAATTATTCTAATTTTATGATTTATTGATTATTATAGCACTTCAGGTTTCGGCTATCTTTTTCTATTTATAGCGGGACGCAAGTTTTGCCGCCTGGGTGTTTAGATAGTTTCGTT
This window encodes:
- a CDS encoding GlxA family transcriptional regulator; this translates as MDVLILLIPDSPASVITGLFEFFEFAGIDMENRRKPRICRVRTAAMQSEPVQLHGSVQIKPDLIGRCEKVDLVIIPAIGPNVANVKRRCRLEIEWIKEMASRENRIASVCSGAFLLASTGLLDGRRATTHWVFAPLFRRMFPSVYLDVDRLVIDQGRFLTSGGSNAFYDLGLHVLEQSLGRDIALKCARHFLLDSDRISQTPFMVFAAQKHHDDSSVAEAQTILEAEFASSISMETLAGRVGLSPRTLKRRFKQATGDSLSTYLQRLRIEWARRRLEETGDSIEEISYAVGYENVGFFRLLFKRYTGNTPFEHRRKNSLKIFPANAPRS
- the modB gene encoding molybdate ABC transporter permease subunit, which gives rise to MIILSESDLQAIWLTVKLASVVTIILLFIGTPLAWWIARTKSSWKGPIGAVVSLPLVLPPSVLGFYLLYAMGPNGPIGYLTSRLGLVELPFTFWGLVIASVFYSLPFMVQPLQTAFEAIGDRPLEVAATLRASPLDAFLTVAVPLTFPGFMNACVLSFAHTVGEFGVVLMIGGNLPGITRVASVQIYDYVEALEYLQARRLAIVLLIFSFFALLALYILQPSSRKRV
- the modC gene encoding molybdenum ABC transporter ATP-binding protein, producing MNEIVIRLLLDRERFALNVDLNLPERGVTGLFGSSGSGKTTLLRCIAGLENTTRGFLSVGGTIWQNDNYSLPTHKRQLGYVFQEPSLFPHLSVSGNLSYGLKRTKCDRQINLNQTIELLGIEHLLERKTDNLSGGERQRVAIARALVTSPRLLLMDEPMASLDKKRKQEILPYLERLNQELKIPVLYVSHSLDEIVRLADHIIIMEDGKVTATGPVSETLARADLARRLSEDIGVIVDATVGEIDEDWHLARLDFPDGNLWILDRGFSLGSRMRIRIFARDIILFREGSKEFNTRNILNGKVDAIVESDHPGLFLVHLRLGQTILIAKVTALESRKLGISVGDPVPFRVNAMTNLMDL
- a CDS encoding DUF1304 domain-containing protein, with the protein product MILAARIIAGVVGALHVWIFLMESVLWMRPAIHRRFGVTDRKTAEMMKSIFLNQGYYNLFLAIGTLYGAIFFDYHANFAPAIMLFSCLSVFGAGTVLLLSNPSMARAAIIQGLPPLVAVALLSISICG
- the modA gene encoding molybdate ABC transporter substrate-binding protein, with protein sequence MKFIKRITVFCILLLSLSVRAEKITVAAASDLKFAMDEIVTAFKKANPGSEVDVVYGSSGKFQAQIREGAPFDIYFSADISYPRELEKSGFASSEVIPYAIGRIVLWSANQDASKMTLNNLLDPKITRIAIANPKHAPYGKRAEEALRSAGLWEKVESKLVFGENIAQTAQFVQTGNAQVGIVALSLAISPELAGKGGYFLIPNNLHQPLEQGFIITKRASKNSLAKKFAEYVMEKFARSIMAKYGFALPTGTPDQ